One segment of Brassica napus cultivar Da-Ae chromosome C3, Da-Ae, whole genome shotgun sequence DNA contains the following:
- the LOC106385497 gene encoding uncharacterized protein LOC106385497, protein MMVKPVHTAISDIALFFRDISAKILKIEDVARLKENIAIMLCNLEKIFPLAFFDVMEHLPVHLPDEALLGGPVQYRWMYPFERYMYHLKKKVKNKARIGGSIVAQCVNEEISYVTNNYIAPSTVQVPEKDVNEIRFTYKYLDVPIMFQQEGRISGKSSSAWLNDEDYNILQTFLLLNCEVFEPYERMFEDYMMDNHPNITSNDMTRAKDEKFAMWCKDYINNASKSFEFPLWMLEFVQGPKHQITSWPMYYSRGYHYHTQSHGQNKKKMNFGVCVPGTTETEYFGLIEEIFMIEYHGAVGLKAMIFKCHWFNIDQGIRRHPSGNVDVCPQMHYDKYDPFISPEQCDQVCYVPYTRLRSRREEWWTTIKVMPRGFFETKEVSQNAIQNNIVDHVISSTNIVRVEAHAVQDDSNYEPMPMINPEDEYLSENDFIDQYDEYSYSDSHSD, encoded by the exons ATGATGGTGAAGCCTGTTCATACGGCAATTTCAG ATATCGCACTCTTCTTTCGAGATATATCTGCCAAAATcttgaagattgaagatgttgcTAGACTGAAAGAAAATATTGCAATTATGCTTTGCAATCTTGAAAAAATATTTCCACTGGCATTCTTTGATGTGATGGAACATCTACCTGTCCATCTCCCAGATGAAGCTTTACTAGGTGGTCCGGTCCAATATAGGTGGATGTATCCGTTTGAACGATACATGTATCATCtgaaaaaaaaggttaaaaacaAAGCCAGGATCGGAGGATCAATAGTGGCTCAGTGTGTGAATGAAGAAATTTCTTACGTGACAAATAATTATATTGCACCTTCAACAGTTCAAGTCCCTGAAAAAGATGTCAACGAAATCAGATTCACTTACAAATATCTTGATGTTCCAATAATGTTCCAGCAAGAAGGAAGAATCAGTGGAAAATCAAGTAGTGCATGGTTAAATGACGAAGATTATAATATTCTTCAGACATTTTTATTGCTCAACTGTGAAGTATTTGAACCATATGAGAG GATGTTTGAAGATTATATGATGGATAACCACCCAAACATAACTTCTAACGATATGACAAGAGCAAAAGATGAAAAATTTGCAATGTGGTGTAAAGATTAC ATTAACAATGCTAGCAAATCATTTGAATTTCCATTGTGGATGTTGGAATTTGTACAAGGTCCAAAGCACCAAATCACGTCATGGCCTATGTATTATTCGAGAGGATATCATTACCACACACAAAGCCAtggacaaaataaaaagaaaatgaattttGGTGTTTGTGTTCCTGGAACTACCGAGACCGAGTATTTTGGACTTATCGAAGAAATATTCATGATAGAGTATCATGGTGCCGTTGGGTTAAAAGCCATGATTTTTAAATGTCATTGGTTCAACATCGATCAAGGAATACGAAGACATCCATCTGGCAATGTTGATGTTTGCCCACAAATGCATTATGACAAGTACGATCCTTTTATATCACCAGAACAATGTGATCAAGTATGTTATGTTCCTTATACTCGTCTACGAtcaagaagagaagaatggTGGACAACAATAAAAGTTATGCCGAGAGGATTTTTTGAAACTAAAGAAGTTTCTCAAAATGCAAtacaaaacaatattgttgATCATGTGATATCATCCACTAATATTGTGCGAGTCGAAGCACATGCAGTCCAAGATGATTCAAATTACGAACCGATGCCAATGATTAATCCAGAAGATGAATATTTATCTGAAAATGATTTTATCGATCAGTATGACGAATATTCTTATTCAGATTCGCATTCGGACTAA
- the LOC125582943 gene encoding uncharacterized protein LOC125582943, whose product MNILRGSSSGPAKRSRQTCLPPGLNRPATSASLPPGATRPASSASRHPLPSLAAVMSAPERRNMPLLHPQRPNGTLWFGIDDCIRKNVVSTYQSNIWGPWWTYRMVPDEKKVAWWTSFLQQYYWDPKHHSQEEPHQKRSKTNSENASSNPEGLGTHRHTSGSKNHKRYAYDLTVKAGGVAPPVTEVVRMTHTRKDGTFIDKRAEGFVKAAEVATNGKGRVYGLGSIQDIDDEPSETAPASLFTHVAVDGRLTTMEGVVTCLKDDVSGLKEDVIGIKRGIEVLMKMNGVDPVTFEPIQRESDASVRTPQSSQELDQNSPVH is encoded by the exons ATGAATATCCTACGTGGTTCTTCTTCAGGGCCAGCTAAGAGGAGCCGTCAAACTTGTCTTCCTCCTGGATTGAACAGGCCTGCTACGTCCGCTTCTCTTCCTCCTGGAGCGACCAGGCCGGCTTCGTCTGCGTCTCGACATCCACTTCCAAGCTTAGCTGCTGTGATGAGTGCACCAGAGAGACGTAACATGCCTCTTCTCCATCCACAAAGGCCCAATGGAACTTTATG GTTTGGGATAGACGATTGCATCCGGAAAAATGTAGTGTCAACATATCAGTCAAACATTTGGGGACCATGGTGGACCTACAGAATGGTGCCAGATGAGAAGAAGGTCGCTTGGTGGACTAGTTTTCTG CAACAATACTATTGGGATCCTAAGCATCACAGTCAA GAGGAGCCACACCAAAAGAGGAGCAAAACGAATTCTGAGAATGCTTCCTCAAACCCAGAAGGTTTAGGCACTCACCGTCATACTTCAGGATCAAAAAACCACAAGCGTTATGCTTATGACTTG ACTGTTAAGGCTGGTGGAGTAGCACCTCCAGTCACTGAAGTAGTGCGTATGACCCATACTCGCAAGGATGGCACTTTCATTGACAAAAGAGCAGAAGGTTTTGTGAAGGCTGCCGAG gtGGCAACCAATGGCAAAGGGCGAGTTTATGGGCTTGGTTCAATTCAGGATATTGATGATGAACCAAGTGAGACTGCACCAGCATCTTTATTTACACATGTGGCAGTTGATGGACGCTTGACCACCATGGAGGGTGTTGTAACTTGCTTGAAGGATGATGTTTCCGGCTTGAAGGAGGATGTAATTGGTATTAAGCGAGGCATTGAGGTTCTGATGAAGATGAATGGAGTGGACCCTGTTACCTTTGAACCTATTCAGCGTGAGAGCGATGCATCTGTTCGAACTCCCCAATCAAGCCAAGAACTTGACCAAAATTCTCCCGTACATTAA
- the LOC106386567 gene encoding uncharacterized protein LOC106386567: MGMVGYTVALVVITVIASPCVYGKQLSDQQEIKVQRLLKRLNKPAHKSIKSEDGDIIDCVPITKQPAFDHPLLKNHTIQMRPTFVPEGGSTFTKKEAKAITQVWHKNGVCPDNTVPIRRTKKEDILRAKSIESFGKKRHKSFGKGTHQSNPGEGHEYAIMNSRNGNYYGTKFVINMWRPEVEVPNEFSLAQTWLASGDGYDTNTIEAGLQVCPVLYGDNNLRLFVYWTSDYYQSTGCYNTGCSGFVQTSKVITPGGSFAQVSQYDGAQYGLPMLIWKSSGNWWLMIGEEYVGYWPGNIFTSLGDRATTVQWGGEIVNQRTDGRHTNTDMGSGHFADEWYKKASYFRKLETVDGANTLREPQGLYPYASNGNCYNIKAGGTGSSYWGHHFFYGGPGRNANCL; this comes from the exons ATGGGAATGGTTGGTTACACCGTAGCTCTGGTGGTGATAACAGTGATAGCCTCTCCTTGTGTTTATGGAAAACAGTTATCTGATCAACAAGAAATCAAAGTACAAAGACTTTTGAAGCGGCTCAATAAGCCTGCTCATAAATCCATTAAG AGTGAAGATGGAGATATAATAGACTGTGTTCCAATAACTAAGCAACCAGCTTTTGACCACCctctacttaaaaaccatacGATCCAG ATGAGACCGACTTTTGTTCCGGAAGGTGGTTCTACGTTCACCAAGAAAGAGGCAAAGGCTATAACACAGGTGTGGCACAAGAATGGAGTGTGTCCAGATAACACTGTTCCTataagaagaacaaagaaggaAGATATCTTACGAGCAAAATCCATTGAGAGTTTCGGGAAAAAGAGGCATAAGAGTTTCGGGAAAGGGACTCATCAGAGCAACCCTGGAGAAGGCCATGAG TACGCGATCATGAACTCGAGGAACGGAAATTATTATGGGACAAAGTTTGTAATAAATATGTGGAGACCAGAAGTTGAAGTTCCCAACGAGTTCAGCTTGGCTCAGACTTGGCTTGCGTCTGGAGATGGCTATGATACTAACACAATTGAAGCTGGTTTGCAG GTTTGTCCAGTATTGTATGGTGACAACAATCTTAGATTGTTTGTTTACTGGACG AGCGATTATTACCAAAGTACAGGCTGCTACAACACTGGCTGTTCAGGTTTTGTTCAGACGAGCAAAGTGATAACTCCAGGTGGATCCTTCGCTCAGGTCTCACAATATGACGGAGCTCAGTACGGCCTCCCCATGCTTATATGGAAG TCCAGCGGAAACTGGTGGCTAATGATCGGTGAAGAGTATGTCGGGTACTGGCCTGGCAATATATTCACTTCTCTGGGAGATCGAGCTACGACAGTTCAATGGGGAGGTGAAATTGTAAACCAAAGGACCGATGGGAGACACACAAACACCGACATGGGAAGTGGCCATTTCGCAGACGAATGGTATAAGAAAGCGAGTTATTTCAGGAAACTAGAGACAGTTGATGGAGCAAATACTCTGAGAGAACCACAAGGACTTTATCCCTATGCAAGTAACGGTAACTGTTATAACATTAAAGCAGGAGGTACTGGTAGTTCTTATTGGGGGCATCATTTCTTCTATGGGGGTCCTGGTCGAAACGCTAATTGTCTTTGA
- the LOC106385495 gene encoding uncharacterized protein LOC106385495 — MGNCFSITDASEKILKALPVETAFKFPSPLPTFTQGGRFANGTIDLGGHEVSQVPTFNKVWSTYEGGPNNLGVTFFEPSSVPTGFSILGYYAQPNNRQLFGWVLVAKDLSSNNTLKPPVDYTLVGNTESLMIKQDGPGYFWQPVAPDGYQAVGLIVTNSSQKPPLDKVRCVRSDLTEQCEADTSIWESNGVKVSTLRPTIRGTQATGVCVGTFTWQPQNTSPPSLSCLKNKKLDFSTMPNGSQTGVLSNTYSPLIYLHPDEEYLPSSVNWYFSNGALLYKRGEESNPNPIEPNGANLPQGGANDGSYWLDLPIDKKGKERVKKGDLQSTQAYLHIKPMLGATFTDIAIWVFYPFNGPARAKVKLITLPLWRIGEHIGDWEHVTLRISNFNGELWRVFLSQHSGGEWIDACDLEFQEGGGSNKPVAYASLHGHAMYPKPGLVLQGNDGVGIRNDTAKSKKVFDTGLGYEVIAAEYGGEGGGVVEPPWVNYFRKWGPKIDYSVEDDVKRIERFLFGALKRAFVNLVKKIPDEVYGEDGPTGPKLKGNWAGDEK, encoded by the exons ATGGGAAACTGTTTTTCAATCACGGATGCATCAGAGAAGATTCTCAAAGCACTTCCCGTCGAAACTGCCTTCAAGTTTCCATCACCATTGCCTACTTTTACTCAAG GTGGCAGGTTTGCGAACGGAACCATTGACTTGGGAGGTCATGAGGTTAGCCAAGTTCCGACATTCAACAAGGTTTGGTCTACTTATGAAGGAGGACCAAACAATCTCGGAGTTACCTTCTTCGAACCATCCTCGGTCCCTACCGGTTTTTCCATTCTAGGTTACTACGCTCAACCAAACAACCGTCAACTATTCGGTTGGGTACTCGTAGCTAAAGATCTCTCAAGCAACAACACTTTGAAACCGCCTGTAGATTACACCCTCGTCGGAAACACCGAGTCACTCATGATCAAACAAGACGGACCTGGCTATTTCTGGCAGCCAGTGGCGCCTGATGGATACCAAGCCGTTGGTCTTATAGTCACAAACTCCTCGCAAAAGCCTCCTCTAGACAAAGTCCGTTGTGTTCGGTCCGACTTAACCGAACAATGTGAAGCTGATACATCGATATGGGAATCAAACGGAGTCAAAGTATCAACCCTTAGACCAACCATTAGAGGAACACAAGCTACAGGGGTCTGCGTAGGTACATTCACATGGCAACCTCAAAACACATCTCCTCCATCTTTATCTTGCTTGAAGAACAAGAAACTAGATTTCTCTACAATGCCTAATGGCTCCCAGACCGGAGTCTTGTCCAACACGTATTCTCCATTGATCTATCTCCACCCAGACGAAGAATATCTACCTTCCTCAGTTAACTGGTACTTCAGCAACGGTGCCTTGCTTTACAAGCGAGGCGAAGAATCAAACCCTAACCCCATCGAACCTAACGGTGCGAATCTTCCACAAGGCGGAGCTAACGACGGATCGTACTGGCTAGACCTTCCTATAGACAAAAAGGGTAAAGAGAGAGTGAAGAAAGGTGACTTGCAGAGCACGCAAGCGTATCTACACATCAAACCAATGCTCGGAGCAACGTTCACAGACATAGCCATATGGGTATTCTACCCTTTCAACGGCCCAGCACGAGCCAAGGTCAAACTCATAACCTTGCCGCTGTGGAGAATCGGTGAGCACATCGGAGACTGGGAACACGTGACGTTAAGGATAAGCAACTTCAACGGAGAGCTATGGAGAGTGTTCTTATCGCAGCACAGCGGAGGAGAATGGATCGACGCTTGTGATTTAGAGTTTCAAGAAGGTGGAGGAAGCAACAAGCCTGTTGCGTACGCGTCGCTTCATGGACACGCTATGTATCCGAAGCCTGGACTTGTGTTGCAAGGTAACGATGGGGTTGGGATAAGGAACGATACGGCGAAGAGCAAGAAGGTGTTTGATACGGGGTTAGGGTACGAGGTGATTGCCGCGGAGTATGGTGGAGAAGGCGGAGGAGTGGTGGAGCCGCCGTGGGTGAATTATTTTAGGAAGTGGGGACCTAAAATTGATTATAGCGTTGAAGATGATGTTAAGAGGATTGAAAGGTTTTTGTTTGGGGCTTTGAAAAGGGCTTTTGTTAACTTGGTGAAGAAGATTCCTGATGAAGTGTATGGTGAAGATGGACCTACTGGACCTAAACTTAAAGGAAACTGGGCTGGTGATGAAAAatga